A genomic segment from Apium graveolens cultivar Ventura unplaced genomic scaffold, ASM990537v1 ctg7203, whole genome shotgun sequence encodes:
- the LOC141703938 gene encoding uncharacterized protein LOC141703938, with translation MTNLTNLSFVALDISGENYLSWVQDVKLHLGSKKLGNTIKAENTSTIEENFTSIIFLRHHMHEDLKSEYLEVEDPFILWENLKDRFDHQKLVYLPAAENDWANLRVQDFKSVRAYSSALFKISSRLIMCGEIVTEKRKIDKTLSTFHPNNINLAEMYRERKFTKFGDLLSTLLVAEQNHELVIKNHQSRPTGSAPLPEVNNTTFQQNVRGKGHRGGRGHGRYRGRGRGRGHFRPYYSFGHQKWQPETQSKRKAPQGGKTNNLCHKCGMEGHWSRNCYIPQHLVDLYQSSKRSKGEMMETNFANNLDDSLIISTGGISVNGPNETNETPMWEAED, from the coding sequence ATGACAAATCTTACAAACTTGTCGTTCGTTGCATTGGACATTTCTGGGGAGAATTATCTATCATGGGTACAAGATGTAAAGTTGCATTTGGGTTCAAAGAAATTAGGCAACACAATAAAGGCAGAAAACACATCCACAATTGAAGAAAATTTTACCTCTATTATTTTCCTTCGACACCACATGCATGAAGATCTAAAATCTGAGTACCTAGAAGTCGAGGATCCctttattttatgggaaaatctaAAGGATAGGTTCGATCATCAGAAACTAGTTTATCTACCTGCAGCTGAAAATGATTGGGCTAATCTAAGGGTTCAAGATTTTAAGAGTGTTCGGGCATATAGCTCAGCACTATTCAAAATAAGTTCTAGGCTCATTATGTGTGGTGAGATTGTTACTGAGAAAAGAAAGATCGACAAAACATTATCCACTTTTCATCCCAATAATATCAACTTAGCCGAGATGTACAGGGAGCGCAAGTTTACCAAGTTTGGGGATCTCCTTTCAACCCTCCTTGTTGCCGAGCAGAATCATGAATTGGTGATTAAGAATCATCAATCCCGTCCAACGGGATCTGCCCCTTTACCAGAAGTAAATAACACGACATTTCAGCAGAATGTACGTGGAAAAGGGCATAGAGGTGGACGAGGCCATGGTCGCTACCGTGGACGAGGCCGTGGTCGTGGGCATTTTCGTCCTTATTATAGCTTTGGTCACCAGAAGTGGCAACCTGAAACACAGAGCAAAAGAAAGGCACCACAAGGAGGGAAAACTAACAATTTATGTCACAAGTGTGGAATGGAAGGGCATTGGTCACGTAATTGTTATATCCCACAACATCTTGTTGATTTATATCAGTCATCTAAAAGATCAAAAGGGGAAATGATGGAAACCAATTTCGCCAACAACTTAGATGATTCTCTTATAATATCAACCGGGGGAATAAGCGTTAATGGTCCTAATGAGACTAACGAAACTCCCATGTGGGAGGCTGAGGATTAG
- the LOC141703941 gene encoding DNA repair RAD52-like protein 1, mitochondrial, producing the protein MAFRSLIKSSAAVKTFSPAPFHHQIYRTFAGKKVKEEKAEVSLPEYNDGVPTSGISRPLSEILKEINKRVPDSLVKLRTEPNGFSVKYIPWHIVNRILNLHAPEWSGEVRSITYSADGKSVSVVYRVTLYGTDAEIFRESTGTASVNEAVGYGDPVQKAEGMAFRRACARFGLGLHLYHEELL; encoded by the exons ATGGCGTTTCGTTCCCTAATAAAATCAAGCGCGGCCGTTAAAACCTTTTCTCCGGCACCGTTTCACCATCAAATATACCGGACGTTCGCCGGAAAAAAGGtgaaagaagagaaagcagaaGTGTCATTACCTGAGTACAACGACGGCGTTCCGACATCAGGAATAAGCAGACCACTGTCAGAAATACTGAAAGAGATTAACAAGAGAGTCCCTGATTCTCTTGTTAAACTTCGCACTGAACCTAATGGCTTTTCCGTTAAATACATCCCTTG GCATATTGTAAATAGAATTCTAAACTTGCATGCCCCGG AATGGTCTGGTGAAGTACGGAGCATCACTTATTCCGCTGATGGAAAATCTGTATCTGTTGTTTATCGTGTAACGCTCTATGGGACTGATGCAGAG ATCTTTCGTGAATCCACTGGCACTGCATCTGTAAACGAGGCAGTGGGGTATGGAGATCCTGTGCAGAAAGCAGAAGGAATGGCATTTCGTCGGGCCTGTGCACGTTTTGGACTTGGGCTTCACCTTTACCACGAGGAGTTGTTGTAG